CCTATCAGGCAAGTTGAGCATTATAAAGAGAAAATAATAAGCCAGTTAGTCCCTATTATTGGAGAGCTAATTGATAAAGACAAAAGGAGTTATGGATTGATAAAAACCGCATTATACTTCCATAAAGTAAACACAAATGATGCTCAAGATTTTTTTGGTGCGAGAATTAAAGATTTTAAACATTTTCCTGTTTTCGGGTATGATAGTCTTCACTATTCAAAATTAAATGAAATTGTTCCTGATATTCATATAAGTAGAAGTAACTATTGGGATAGAAAATGGAATGAAGAACTCATATTTTGGTTTAACCCCCCTACCACAGCATCGAACAGGGCATACTTTTAACTTTGAAGGGCAACCAGTTGAAAGTAGCGGAACCTAAATCAGGACACCAAAGGGTTAGGGGAGTAGCAGGCAGTGGTAAAACTCAGGCCTTGGCATTTAGAGCAGGAAAGTTAGCTTCCAATAATCTAAATGTTTTAATCATTTCTTTCAATATAACACTTTGGCATTATATAAAAGACATGATAGCGCGTTCTCCCTTTAGTTTCAAATGGGATAGAATTACGTTTGCCCATTTTCACGGCTTTTGTAAAGATAAGTTGAATGAGTTCGGGAGAAAATGGCCCGTTTCACCGAGACGCAATCAATTTACATCTCAAGAAGAATATGAAGATGCCTTGGAGCTCTTTTTCAAGGTAACTGTTCCAGAGGCAGTTGTGGATGCAATTGGTGCTAACAGCTATGCAAAGTATGATGCGATTTTAGTTGACGAAGGGCAAGACTATCATTATGAATGGTATAAGCTATTGAATGAGAAGTTTTTAACTTCTCGAGATGAATTTCTTGTAGTTTGTGACAAGAAGCAAAATATTTATGACAGAGAACTTGATTGGGTTGATAAGCGGGTTAATAGGATTGGGCTTGAAAAGTTCAAAGACCCTTATGTTGATTTAACTTCATCTTACCGTATGCCGCAGAGAGTAGCTGAAATGTCTAACGAGTTCAGCGAAATTTTCGAATTAAACCAAGAATTAAAAGTTTCTAAAATTGAAGGTGGTGCCGTGCTATTTCATTCGCAGCATATAATTTGGCTTAACATAGATGAAACTCAATGGTTAGAATTTATTTATAATTCATTTTTAAGGCTTAAAAGAGAATCATACAATCCTTCAGACATGGTAATTCTTCTACCTAATCATAAATATGGAATGGAGTGTGTCAAATTCTTTATGGGAAAGAATATAGAAGTAAACCATGTATTTGAAGATGACTCGGAGGCAACTTATCATCCACACAAGAAAGCCTTTTGGATGGGAGACAGCCGCTTAAAAATGTCTACAATACACAGCTTCAAAGGTTGGGAGTTATTAAATATAGTGTTATATATACCAGAAAATTCACCAGATAGTAACAAGAAACTTGACGCTATTGTCTATACAGCTATCACCAGAACAAGAGAAAACCTAATAGTTTTCAATGCCAACAAAAGATATGCAAAGTTTGGAACAAAATTTCCCAAAAAGTGGCATGAACAAATTGTTTAAATATTGATTCTAATCTTTAAATCAAAATCAAATCCTAAAGGAAACCGTATAACTCTGGCTCAAATAACATTTTCTCATATACAATGAATAAGGCATATAAATCCCTATTAAGCGCCTCTTGCCACAGCTAAAGCTCAAGTTCATGTGCGGCATTAGAGGGGCTTAATAGGGGTGTTACAGCTCTTAAACAGGCTTAATTAATTCTGTGTGAAAGCGATGGCGAAAAGCCATCAGAGCAGCCCTTGCTCTGTCAATTTT
This window of the Pontibacter russatus genome carries:
- a CDS encoding NERD domain-containing protein, with product MGNRLYPSWEQLDSLNNPLTEGERHLLLFLDTNLPKDKFWTKEKKLTDYNGWLIFAQPFLNGSRPDILIFNPFVGVVIYEVKDWNLENYKWDKDHYGSTSLFVHDKRSRYAVKSPIRQVEHYKEKIISQLVPIIGELIDKDKRSYGLIKTALYFHKVNTNDAQDFFGARIKDFKHFPVFGYDSLHYSKLNEIVPDIHISRSNYWDRKWNEELIFWFNPPTTASNRAYF
- a CDS encoding DEAD/DEAH box helicase → MKVAEPKSGHQRVRGVAGSGKTQALAFRAGKLASNNLNVLIISFNITLWHYIKDMIARSPFSFKWDRITFAHFHGFCKDKLNEFGRKWPVSPRRNQFTSQEEYEDALELFFKVTVPEAVVDAIGANSYAKYDAILVDEGQDYHYEWYKLLNEKFLTSRDEFLVVCDKKQNIYDRELDWVDKRVNRIGLEKFKDPYVDLTSSYRMPQRVAEMSNEFSEIFELNQELKVSKIEGGAVLFHSQHIIWLNIDETQWLEFIYNSFLRLKRESYNPSDMVILLPNHKYGMECVKFFMGKNIEVNHVFEDDSEATYHPHKKAFWMGDSRLKMSTIHSFKGWELLNIVLYIPENSPDSNKKLDAIVYTAITRTRENLIVFNANKRYAKFGTKFPKKWHEQIV